The proteins below are encoded in one region of Amycolatopsis magusensis:
- a CDS encoding activator-dependent family glycosyltransferase, whose translation MRVLFVTAAIKSHFTLLVPVAWALRAAGHEVRVASQPDIAGVIADSGLPAVPAGPALGLRRGKLLAGRPSGERLPFDVTEKRPEKLTWDHVRATLMVFPRMVSDVLACDAMLDDLVRFTARWRPDLVVWDALTYTGPVVAELCGAAHVRALFGPDHLARLRALFLRLSADRELVGYDDPVRQWLTDRLHRYDRGASFDEDMVLGQATIDPMPPCVRTGAGTRTIPVRFVPHSGRAVVEDWLLDEPPRPLICLTLGTSSRDLGLPSPPLAELFGAVAGLDADVVATVTRAQSGVHHVPGNVRLTDFVPLDLLLPRCAAIVHHFGAGSVATAVVHGVPQLRVSDGVNLWGEPDLAACLVAEGAALNVDASDVTAGILADNLAKLLEDPGFRDNAARLRQQALAEPSPHDIVPTLEELAGA comes from the coding sequence GTGCGGGTCCTGTTCGTGACGGCGGCGATAAAGTCGCACTTCACCCTGCTCGTGCCCGTCGCCTGGGCGTTGCGCGCGGCCGGGCACGAAGTCCGGGTCGCCAGTCAGCCGGACATCGCCGGGGTGATCGCCGATTCCGGGCTGCCCGCGGTTCCCGCCGGCCCGGCTCTCGGCCTCCGGCGCGGGAAATTGCTCGCCGGGCGGCCGTCCGGCGAACGACTGCCGTTCGACGTGACGGAGAAGCGGCCGGAGAAACTCACCTGGGACCACGTGCGCGCCACGCTGATGGTGTTCCCGCGCATGGTGTCCGACGTGCTCGCCTGCGACGCGATGCTCGACGACCTGGTCCGCTTCACCGCGCGCTGGCGCCCGGACCTCGTCGTCTGGGACGCCCTCACCTACACCGGGCCGGTCGTGGCGGAACTCTGCGGTGCGGCGCACGTCCGTGCCCTGTTCGGACCGGACCACCTGGCGCGGCTGCGGGCGCTCTTCCTGCGGTTGAGCGCGGACCGCGAACTCGTCGGCTACGACGACCCGGTGCGGCAGTGGCTGACCGACCGCCTGCACCGCTACGACCGGGGCGCGTCCTTCGACGAGGACATGGTGCTCGGCCAGGCCACGATCGACCCGATGCCACCGTGCGTGCGAACCGGCGCGGGCACCAGGACGATCCCGGTGCGCTTCGTGCCCCACAGCGGCCGCGCCGTGGTGGAGGACTGGCTGCTCGACGAACCCCCGCGCCCGCTGATCTGCCTGACCCTCGGCACCTCCTCCCGGGACCTCGGCCTGCCGTCACCGCCGCTGGCCGAGCTCTTCGGCGCGGTCGCGGGACTGGACGCCGACGTCGTCGCGACCGTGACCCGCGCCCAGTCCGGCGTCCACCACGTGCCGGGCAACGTCCGGCTCACCGACTTCGTGCCGCTGGACCTCCTGCTCCCGCGCTGCGCGGCGATCGTGCACCACTTCGGGGCGGGCTCGGTGGCCACCGCCGTCGTGCACGGCGTACCGCAGTTGCGCGTGTCCGACGGGGTGAACCTGTGGGGTGAGCCCGACCTGGCGGCGTGCCTGGTCGCCGAAGGTGCCGCGCTGAACGTCGATGCTTCCGACGTGACCGCCGGGATACTGGCGGACAACCTGGCGAAACTGCTCGAGGACCCGGGTTTCCGGGACAACGCCGCCCGGCTCCGGCAGCAGGCGCTCGCCGAGCCGAGCCCGCACGACATCGTCCCCACGCTGGAAGAGCTCGCCGGTGCCTGA
- a CDS encoding TylF/MycF family methyltransferase has translation MTDHYLNLMKRVLTGTIHRDGAIPSHLSPGAEFDPDTREIGGDWPRVAHTMVGLRRLDNVHECLDRAVADGVPGDFVETGVWRGGVCIFARAYFAAHGITDRRVWVADSFQGIPPTADGAHPVDRVMRLDAANDVLGVPLAEVRANFAEYDLLDDQVRFLPGWFADTLPTAPVERIAVLRLDGDLYESTMDALTHLFPKLSPGGFVIVDDYHAIQSCRDAVHEYRDRHGIIAEIHRIDHMGAYWRRPGATGGDPGRETTKKASATSVPS, from the coding sequence ATGACCGACCACTACCTGAACCTGATGAAGCGGGTGCTGACCGGCACCATCCACCGCGACGGCGCGATCCCGAGCCACCTCTCCCCCGGCGCGGAGTTCGATCCGGACACGCGGGAAATCGGCGGGGACTGGCCGCGGGTGGCGCACACCATGGTCGGCCTTCGCCGGCTGGACAACGTGCACGAGTGCCTGGACCGCGCCGTCGCCGACGGCGTCCCCGGCGACTTCGTGGAGACCGGGGTGTGGCGCGGCGGGGTGTGCATCTTCGCCCGCGCGTACTTCGCCGCGCACGGCATCACCGACCGGCGGGTGTGGGTCGCGGACTCGTTCCAGGGCATCCCGCCCACCGCGGACGGCGCCCACCCGGTGGACCGGGTGATGCGCCTCGACGCGGCGAACGACGTGCTCGGTGTGCCGCTGGCGGAGGTCCGCGCCAACTTCGCGGAGTACGACCTGCTGGACGACCAGGTCCGCTTCCTGCCCGGCTGGTTCGCCGACACGCTGCCCACCGCACCGGTGGAGCGGATCGCGGTGCTCCGCCTGGACGGCGACCTCTACGAATCCACAATGGACGCCTTGACGCACCTGTTCCCGAAGCTCTCCCCCGGCGGGTTCGTCATCGTCGACGACTACCACGCGATCCAGTCCTGCCGGGACGCGGTGCACGAGTACCGCGACCGCCACGGCATCATCGCCGAGATCCACCGGATCGACCACATGGGCGCCTACTGGCGCCGGCCCGGCGCGACGGGCGGGGATCCCGGCCGTGAAACCACGAAGAAAGCGTCCGCGACTAGCGTGCCTTCCTGA
- a CDS encoding LmbU family transcriptional regulator — MHAHRTTVTEDRRPINGNNVEPHGDRGRPKFLPPSTRTKQTGLIIPGDVSVDEWREIGNHIIVIANSSAWWLGDWLIYGQDHYPDRYKRAVEETSLDYQTLRNYAWIARRYPLHRRHAKLSFQHHAELASLPDDQQDEWLSRAEKCGWSRNVLRTKVRAAKNVGNGTEKAPKLNMRVAPEQRRRWQEAAAAADQDLLSWMMLVLDSAASSTLDPAWDDADGND, encoded by the coding sequence GTGCATGCTCATCGAACGACGGTCACCGAGGACCGCCGGCCGATCAACGGGAACAACGTAGAACCCCACGGGGACCGGGGCCGGCCGAAATTCCTGCCACCGTCCACGCGGACGAAGCAGACCGGCCTGATCATTCCGGGTGACGTTTCCGTCGACGAATGGCGGGAGATCGGCAACCACATCATCGTCATCGCGAATTCGTCCGCGTGGTGGCTCGGCGACTGGCTGATCTACGGACAGGACCACTACCCGGACCGCTACAAGCGAGCGGTCGAAGAGACCTCTCTCGACTACCAGACGTTGCGGAACTACGCGTGGATCGCCCGGCGTTACCCACTGCACCGGCGGCACGCGAAGCTGAGTTTCCAGCACCACGCCGAGCTGGCGAGCCTGCCCGACGACCAACAGGACGAATGGCTCAGCAGAGCCGAGAAGTGCGGCTGGTCCCGGAACGTGCTCCGCACCAAGGTCAGGGCGGCCAAGAACGTCGGAAATGGGACGGAGAAGGCACCCAAGCTGAACATGCGGGTCGCGCCGGAGCAGCGGAGGCGCTGGCAGGAGGCAGCGGCCGCCGCCGACCAGGACCTGCTCAGCTGGATGATGCTGGTCCTCGACAGCGCGGCGAGCAGCACCCTGGACCCCGCATGGGACGACGCAGATGGAAACGACTGA
- a CDS encoding activator-dependent family glycosyltransferase has product METTDQVRTPPPRRLRGREPLRVLFVTYAANSHFYPMVPLAWALRSAGHEVRVASQPALAGTITDAGLTAVPLGRDHHLWRSVSRFTGKRFAELDPAAHAAVRGTRILPFERVEHAPEDLDWDYLATMYADLVRTWYKTVNNTMVDDLTDFALAWKPDLVLWEANSYAGAIAARSSGAAHGRLLSGMDIFGCTRQRFRDLRGSRAPHDRADPLADWLGARIGNRGGRFTEDLAVGQFTIDQLPDALRMTADLHYLRMRYVPYSGHAVVPGWLRSEPGRPRVALTLGVTAAAYFDGHGLAVQELLDSLADLDIDLVATIAERERAELRGIPGNARVVPSVPLHALLPGCSAAIHHAGFGTLCSALNYGVPALCVPERFDEPALARRVARHGAGLALPMTEATGDKVRAMVERLLEKDSFRTGARSLRNQMHELPAPSEVVPELEKVVPEYRARSGLGPRQGAHPKFG; this is encoded by the coding sequence ATGGAAACGACTGACCAGGTGCGCACACCGCCCCCGCGACGGCTCCGCGGGCGGGAACCCCTGCGCGTCCTCTTCGTCACCTACGCGGCGAACTCCCATTTCTACCCCATGGTCCCGCTGGCTTGGGCTCTGCGATCGGCGGGACACGAAGTCCGTGTCGCGAGCCAGCCCGCGTTGGCCGGCACCATCACCGACGCGGGCCTGACCGCGGTCCCCCTCGGCCGCGACCACCACCTGTGGCGCAGCGTCAGCCGGTTCACGGGCAAGCGGTTCGCCGAGCTCGATCCCGCGGCCCACGCCGCCGTCCGCGGCACGCGGATCCTGCCTTTCGAGCGGGTCGAGCACGCACCGGAGGACCTCGACTGGGACTACCTCGCCACGATGTACGCCGACCTGGTGCGCACGTGGTACAAGACGGTCAACAACACCATGGTCGACGACCTGACCGACTTCGCCCTCGCCTGGAAGCCGGACCTGGTGCTCTGGGAAGCGAACAGCTATGCCGGGGCGATCGCCGCGAGGTCGTCCGGAGCGGCACACGGCAGGCTCCTGTCCGGGATGGACATCTTCGGGTGCACCCGGCAGCGTTTCCGCGACCTGCGCGGATCCCGGGCACCACACGACCGCGCCGACCCCCTCGCCGACTGGCTCGGCGCGAGGATCGGCAACCGCGGCGGCCGGTTCACCGAAGACCTGGCCGTCGGCCAGTTCACCATCGACCAGCTCCCCGACGCGCTGCGGATGACGGCGGACCTGCACTACCTGCGGATGCGCTACGTGCCCTACAGCGGCCACGCGGTCGTCCCCGGCTGGCTGCGGAGCGAACCAGGGCGCCCGAGGGTCGCACTCACCCTCGGCGTCACCGCGGCCGCGTACTTCGACGGTCACGGGCTCGCGGTGCAGGAGCTCCTCGACTCGCTCGCCGACCTGGACATCGACCTGGTGGCGACGATCGCGGAGCGCGAGCGGGCGGAACTGCGGGGTATCCCGGGCAACGCGCGAGTGGTGCCCTCGGTACCGCTGCACGCCTTGCTCCCCGGTTGCTCGGCCGCCATCCACCACGCCGGGTTCGGCACGCTGTGCTCGGCGCTGAACTACGGCGTGCCGGCGCTGTGCGTGCCCGAGCGCTTCGACGAGCCCGCGCTCGCCAGGCGGGTGGCCCGTCACGGGGCCGGACTCGCGTTGCCGATGACCGAGGCGACCGGGGACAAGGTACGCGCGATGGTGGAGCGACTGCTGGAAAAAGATTCTTTCCGAACGGGTGCGCGATCGCTGCGGAACCAGATGCACGAACTCCCCGCGCCGAGCGAGGTGGTTCCGGAACTGGAGAAGGTCGTTCCGGAGTACCGTGCGAGAAGCGGCCTCGGCCCGCGACAAGGTGCTCACCCGAAATTCGGATGA
- the rfbA gene encoding glucose-1-phosphate thymidylyltransferase RfbA, whose product MKGIILAGGSGTRLLPLTLSTSKQLLPVYDKPMAYYPLSVLMLAGIREILVISTPGSVPALRALFGDGAHLGLDVSYAEQAEPRGIADAFLIGAAHITGSDSALVLGDNIFHGAGFGNLLRKTREELDGCALFGYPVSDPERYGIAEVDETGRLLSIEEKPEKPRAANAVTGLYFYDPDVVEVARGIRPSARGELEITDVNRAYLAAGRARVTTLGRGFTWLDAGTHQSLLEASQYVQVLENRQGVRVACIEEIALRMGFISPEECYALGRKMEKSAYGHYVMEVARAIGDRS is encoded by the coding sequence ATGAAAGGCATCATCCTCGCGGGAGGCAGTGGCACCCGCTTGCTCCCGCTCACCCTTTCGACCTCGAAACAACTGCTTCCCGTCTACGACAAACCCATGGCGTACTACCCGCTCTCGGTGCTGATGCTGGCCGGGATCCGGGAAATCCTGGTCATTTCGACGCCGGGCAGCGTGCCCGCCCTGAGGGCGCTGTTCGGTGATGGCGCACATCTCGGTCTCGACGTCAGCTACGCGGAACAGGCCGAACCACGCGGCATCGCCGACGCGTTCCTGATCGGTGCCGCCCACATCACCGGGAGTGATTCCGCACTGGTGCTGGGGGACAACATCTTTCACGGCGCCGGCTTCGGGAACCTGCTCAGGAAGACGCGGGAGGAACTCGACGGCTGCGCGCTGTTCGGCTACCCGGTTTCCGATCCGGAGCGCTACGGTATCGCCGAGGTCGACGAGACGGGAAGGTTGCTCTCGATCGAGGAGAAACCGGAGAAACCCCGCGCTGCCAACGCGGTGACCGGCCTGTACTTCTACGATCCGGACGTGGTCGAAGTCGCGCGCGGCATCCGGCCGTCGGCGCGCGGCGAACTGGAGATCACCGACGTGAACCGCGCCTACCTGGCGGCGGGCCGGGCACGCGTCACCACGCTCGGCCGCGGTTTCACCTGGCTGGACGCCGGAACGCACCAGTCGCTGCTCGAAGCGAGCCAGTACGTTCAGGTACTGGAGAACCGCCAAGGTGTCCGCGTGGCCTGCATCGAGGAAATCGCCCTGCGGATGGGGTTCATCAGCCCCGAGGAGTGCTACGCGCTGGGGCGCAAGATGGAGAAATCGGCATACGGCCACTACGTGATGGAAGTCGCCCGCGCCATCGGCGACCGGAGCTGA
- a CDS encoding AMP-binding protein: MWTELTPAELLSGPVTAPRIADEPWFVRWDRLDLDVDELVARAFPNPVDLHTSGTTGQSRAWRRTREQLWAEAGLLAGLLAPRSPQAVLSFVPPRHIFGMLVSVLVPARLRVPVWYRPALFGPAPGEGYRRWAVMAIPWVFSLLRRNMSWVSTSEHLTVLHSTATLPATAADFLAEAGPERASIVEVFGSTETGGIAKRQWAGGDPLWELFDDVRFLPGRAPAGKEVPLAISSPRLAAPPGEPPPESAVMDDLVLPVGEDRFRFVGRRSRLVKVNGRRMDLDELERSLRSVLRCADLAILPVTDAVIGEHIDLLVVPETGVGVDARVVREHLGVRPRRTLLLGRIDRTDTGKALRAQRVIG, from the coding sequence GTGTGGACGGAATTGACCCCTGCCGAACTGCTCTCCGGGCCGGTCACCGCACCGCGGATCGCGGACGAGCCCTGGTTCGTCCGGTGGGACCGGCTCGACCTGGACGTCGATGAACTGGTGGCGCGCGCCTTCCCGAACCCGGTCGACCTGCACACTTCGGGCACCACCGGGCAGAGCCGGGCCTGGCGGCGGACCAGGGAACAGCTCTGGGCGGAGGCCGGTCTGCTCGCGGGCCTGCTGGCACCGCGGTCGCCCCAGGCGGTGCTGTCCTTCGTGCCCCCTCGCCACATCTTCGGGATGCTGGTGAGCGTGCTGGTGCCGGCGAGGTTGCGGGTTCCGGTGTGGTACCGGCCGGCGCTGTTCGGCCCGGCGCCCGGCGAGGGGTACCGGCGGTGGGCGGTCATGGCCATTCCCTGGGTGTTCTCCCTGTTGCGCCGGAACATGTCCTGGGTGTCCACTTCGGAACACCTGACCGTCCTGCACAGCACGGCGACGCTGCCGGCCACGGCGGCGGACTTCCTGGCCGAAGCCGGGCCGGAGCGGGCGAGCATCGTGGAAGTCTTCGGGTCCACCGAAACGGGCGGGATCGCGAAGCGGCAGTGGGCAGGTGGAGACCCCCTGTGGGAGTTGTTCGACGATGTCCGGTTCCTGCCGGGGCGCGCCCCGGCGGGGAAAGAGGTACCACTGGCGATCTCCAGTCCGAGACTGGCGGCCCCGCCGGGAGAACCGCCACCCGAGAGCGCGGTCATGGACGACCTCGTGCTGCCGGTCGGCGAGGACCGGTTCCGGTTCGTCGGCAGGCGCAGCAGGCTGGTGAAGGTGAACGGGCGCAGGATGGACCTCGACGAACTCGAACGTTCCCTGCGTTCGGTGCTGCGGTGCGCGGACCTGGCCATCCTGCCGGTCACCGACGCGGTGATCGGCGAGCACATAGATCTGCTCGTCGTGCCCGAAACCGGCGTCGGCGTCGATGCCCGGGTGGTCCGCGAACACCTCGGCGTGCGTCCGAGGAGGACGCTCCTGCTCGGACGCATCGACCGGACCGACACCGGCAAAGCCCTCCGGGCCCAGCGGGTGATCGGGTGA
- a CDS encoding aromatic amino acid ammonia-lyase: protein MSSAEKVSTRRELAELIRGADSGVVLEDCTTSDLDRMRESSTTVDKALAAGLPVYGLTRGFGPLVRYPADSELEQGRGMIAHLGTGQGPPLDPAACRLIVRLRLNSMRKGYSAVSPVFWQRLAGLWNRGFVPAIPREGTVSASGDLQPLAAAALAYTGSGEAWVRNDQGVWSTRPASLVLAELGAEPLEWPVREALAFVNGTGASLAVAILNHESVLRLARAVAVLTGRLAGLLRVNPEPYQPAIGVARGQRGQLEAAEWLRRALPPALERDEARPLQEPYSLRCAPQVLGAALDQLDSVADVLAREARGCTDNPITSDGVVLHGGNFHAMPVGFASDLTGLVLHQVAYLAERQLAVLCDPVLNGGLPPMLTPRPGRACGLAGVQLSATSFVAKIRQLGYPASLTSLPTNGWNQDHVPMALNGANSVAEAAGLAWLVVGSLAVGIAQLDAVSGGGSGTSRPWPELAALSPPLEADRPMAAEVRAAGKLLADTAAELLAREHGR, encoded by the coding sequence GTGAGTTCCGCCGAGAAGGTGTCCACCCGGCGAGAGCTGGCAGAGCTCATCCGCGGTGCGGATTCCGGCGTGGTGCTCGAAGACTGCACCACGTCCGACCTCGACCGGATGCGGGAAAGTTCCACCACTGTGGACAAAGCACTGGCGGCCGGCCTGCCGGTCTACGGCCTGACCCGGGGTTTCGGCCCGCTGGTGCGGTATCCGGCGGACTCCGAACTGGAGCAGGGCCGCGGCATGATCGCCCACCTCGGTACCGGCCAGGGCCCGCCACTGGACCCGGCGGCCTGCCGGTTGATCGTCCGGCTGCGGCTGAACAGCATGCGCAAGGGCTACTCCGCTGTCTCCCCGGTTTTCTGGCAACGGCTCGCCGGCCTCTGGAACCGCGGCTTCGTCCCCGCGATACCGCGGGAAGGAACGGTCAGCGCGAGCGGTGACCTCCAACCGCTCGCCGCCGCGGCCCTCGCGTACACCGGGTCCGGCGAGGCGTGGGTGCGAAACGATCAAGGGGTCTGGTCGACCCGCCCGGCCTCGTTGGTGCTCGCGGAACTGGGCGCGGAACCGCTCGAGTGGCCGGTTCGCGAAGCGCTCGCCTTCGTCAACGGCACCGGTGCCAGCCTCGCCGTCGCGATCCTCAACCACGAGTCGGTCCTGCGGCTGGCGCGGGCGGTGGCGGTGCTCACGGGCCGTCTCGCCGGGCTGCTCCGCGTCAATCCCGAGCCTTACCAGCCCGCCATCGGTGTCGCCAGAGGCCAGCGAGGGCAGCTGGAAGCCGCGGAATGGCTACGGCGCGCGCTTCCGCCTGCACTGGAGCGCGACGAAGCGCGGCCGCTGCAGGAGCCGTACAGCCTGCGGTGCGCACCCCAGGTGCTCGGCGCGGCGCTGGATCAACTCGATTCGGTGGCCGACGTCCTCGCCCGTGAGGCCAGGGGGTGCACGGACAATCCGATCACCAGCGACGGCGTCGTCCTGCACGGCGGCAACTTCCACGCCATGCCGGTCGGCTTCGCCTCCGACCTGACCGGACTGGTGCTGCACCAGGTGGCGTACCTGGCCGAACGGCAGCTGGCGGTGCTGTGCGACCCGGTGCTCAACGGCGGGCTGCCGCCGATGCTCACCCCGCGTCCCGGACGCGCCTGCGGCCTCGCCGGCGTCCAGTTGAGCGCGACGTCGTTCGTGGCCAAGATCCGCCAGCTCGGCTACCCGGCTTCACTGACCAGCCTGCCGACGAACGGCTGGAACCAGGACCACGTGCCGATGGCGCTCAACGGCGCGAACTCGGTCGCGGAGGCGGCCGGGCTGGCGTGGCTGGTCGTCGGTTCGCTCGCGGTCGGTATCGCGCAGCTGGACGCCGTGTCCGGGGGCGGTTCCGGGACGTCGCGGCCCTGGCCAGAGCTGGCGGCGCTGTCCCCGCCGCTCGAGGCGGATCGGCCGATGGCGGCGGAAGTGCGTGCCGCGGGAAAGCTCCTCGCCGACACCGCGGCGGAACTGCTGGCGAGAGAACACGGCCGGTGA
- a CDS encoding ABC transporter ATP-binding protein, translating to MLHLSAWREMLAYILPYRKLVITGGILSTIGSLIGLVQPVVTKDLVDSLERDETVAGSLLLLTAAVLLGAVITAIGSYLLGRSAESVVRDSRHGLVGRILRLRIPQTSRFPPGDLMSRVTADTTLLREVASQALVDSGRGLLMLIAILVMMFLMDPVLVLVTVGVLVFAGLLIGLVVPFFSRYNEHVQRALGEISNTLERSLGAFRMIKASGSEPQEEAKAVAATTTAWKYGVRLAGLNGLVGAGAVLAIHVSFLAVLGIGGARVATGEIQIGTLVAFLLYLFYLFEPVGSLLEAASNFSAGVASVRRIREVQQLDVEPEPESELARVSEGNGFGSGETARTGPASLEFQEVVFRYPGTTPVVHHGVSIDIPPGGITALVGPSGAGKSTVFALLERFYEPDSGRILLDGHDIRDWPLHQLRAAIGYVEQDAPVLAGTLRENLLIGVPHADDADIDRVLRRTRLDQLVSRLPAGVDTTVGHRGNTLSGGERQRVAVARALLRRPRLLLLDEVTSQLDAVNELALRDAIAEAGRELTVVVVAHRLSTVVQADRIVVMDGGLVRAVGTHGELVGADPLYRELATTQLLVPKESGAPEDERATTR from the coding sequence GTGCTGCACCTGTCAGCGTGGCGGGAGATGCTCGCCTACATCCTGCCCTACCGGAAACTCGTCATCACCGGCGGAATCCTGAGCACGATCGGCAGCCTGATCGGGCTCGTGCAACCGGTGGTGACCAAGGACCTCGTCGACTCGCTCGAACGCGACGAGACGGTGGCCGGTTCGCTGCTCCTGCTGACCGCGGCCGTGCTGCTCGGCGCGGTGATCACCGCGATCGGTTCGTACCTGCTCGGGCGCAGCGCCGAATCGGTGGTCCGCGATTCCCGCCACGGGCTCGTCGGCCGGATCCTCCGGCTGCGGATCCCGCAGACGAGCAGGTTCCCGCCCGGCGACCTGATGTCGAGGGTCACCGCGGACACCACCCTGCTGCGGGAAGTGGCCAGCCAGGCGCTGGTGGACTCCGGCAGGGGTCTGCTGATGCTCATCGCCATCCTGGTGATGATGTTCCTGATGGACCCGGTCCTGGTCCTGGTCACCGTCGGCGTGCTGGTGTTCGCCGGCCTCCTGATCGGGCTGGTGGTGCCGTTCTTCTCGCGCTACAACGAACACGTCCAGCGGGCCCTCGGGGAGATCAGCAACACCCTGGAACGCTCGCTCGGCGCCTTCCGGATGATCAAGGCGTCCGGCTCGGAACCCCAGGAGGAAGCCAAGGCGGTCGCGGCGACGACCACCGCGTGGAAGTACGGCGTCCGGCTGGCCGGGCTGAACGGGCTGGTCGGCGCGGGCGCCGTGCTGGCCATCCACGTGTCCTTCCTCGCCGTGCTGGGCATCGGCGGCGCCAGGGTCGCGACCGGGGAGATCCAGATCGGCACGCTGGTGGCGTTCCTGCTGTACCTGTTCTACCTCTTCGAGCCGGTCGGCTCGCTGCTCGAAGCGGCTTCGAACTTCAGCGCGGGGGTGGCTTCGGTGCGGCGCATCCGCGAAGTGCAACAGCTGGACGTCGAGCCGGAGCCGGAGTCGGAGCTGGCGCGGGTCAGCGAGGGCAACGGGTTCGGCAGCGGCGAGACAGCCAGGACGGGGCCGGCGTCCCTCGAGTTCCAGGAAGTGGTCTTCCGGTACCCGGGGACCACGCCCGTGGTGCACCACGGGGTGAGCATCGACATCCCCCCGGGCGGCATCACCGCGCTGGTGGGGCCGTCCGGTGCGGGAAAGTCCACCGTGTTCGCGTTGCTGGAGCGCTTCTACGAGCCGGATTCCGGCCGGATCCTGCTGGACGGGCACGACATCCGCGACTGGCCACTGCACCAGCTCCGGGCGGCCATCGGCTACGTGGAGCAGGACGCCCCCGTGCTCGCGGGAACGCTGCGCGAGAACCTCCTCATCGGCGTTCCGCACGCGGACGACGCCGACATCGACCGGGTGCTGCGGCGCACCCGGCTCGACCAGCTGGTGTCACGACTCCCGGCCGGGGTGGACACCACGGTCGGGCACCGCGGGAACACCCTGTCGGGTGGTGAACGGCAGCGGGTCGCCGTGGCACGGGCGCTGCTGCGCCGTCCTCGCCTGTTGCTGCTCGACGAAGTGACCTCGCAGCTGGACGCGGTCAACGAGCTGGCCCTGCGGGACGCCATCGCCGAAGCCGGTCGTGAGCTGACCGTGGTGGTCGTGGCGCACCGGTTGTCCACGGTGGTGCAGGCGGACCGGATCGTGGTCATGGACGGCGGACTGGTGCGCGCGGTGGGCACCCACGGCGAACTGGTCGGCGCCGACCCGCTCTACCGCGAGCTGGCCACCACGCAATTGCTGGTCCCCAAGGAATCCGGAGCACCCGAAGACGAGCGGGCGACCACGCGGTAG